In a single window of the Mucilaginibacter defluvii genome:
- a CDS encoding DUF4249 domain-containing protein: protein MKLFKIMLILAIILLVTGCEKAINTDLKTAAPRLVIDASIDWVKNTPGNEQKVVLTTTTGYYNSDFPSVSGAVITVNNLANAVFNFVEKPGTGEYVCSNFVPVIGQTYTLRIVLNGETYTATEIFTPVPQIEDNIEQNDKGGEVGDEVEISFRYKDDATQQNYYLSSVRQPHTVFPELEVEDDEFTNGNLMEESYSHEKFKAGDLVNIKLYGISKSYYNYMYKLIVASGNDGNPFPTIPSAVRGNIINQTNSNNYAFGYFRLAEVATKSYTIK, encoded by the coding sequence ATGAAACTATTTAAAATAATGCTTATTCTGGCTATAATCCTTTTAGTAACAGGATGTGAAAAAGCGATCAATACGGATCTTAAAACAGCAGCCCCAAGACTGGTAATAGACGCTTCTATCGACTGGGTTAAAAATACGCCGGGCAATGAACAGAAGGTCGTATTAACGACGACGACCGGCTATTATAATTCAGATTTCCCGAGCGTTTCCGGGGCGGTAATTACCGTCAACAATCTCGCAAATGCGGTTTTTAACTTTGTAGAAAAACCCGGAACGGGGGAATACGTTTGCAGCAATTTTGTGCCGGTTATCGGCCAAACCTATACCTTAAGGATCGTTTTAAATGGCGAGACCTATACGGCCACAGAAATCTTTACGCCGGTACCGCAGATCGAAGATAACATCGAACAGAATGACAAAGGCGGTGAAGTTGGTGACGAGGTAGAAATATCGTTTCGTTATAAAGATGATGCAACTCAGCAAAATTACTACCTGAGCAGCGTTAGACAGCCTCACACCGTTTTTCCCGAACTGGAAGTTGAAGATGATGAGTTTACCAATGGTAATTTGATGGAAGAATCGTATTCGCATGAAAAATTCAAGGCCGGCGATCTGGTGAATATCAAACTTTACGGGATATCAAAAAGCTACTACAACTATATGTACAAATTGATCGTAGCGTCCGGAAATGACGGCAATCCGTTCCCTACCATACCAAGCGCGGTTCGCGGAAACATCATTAACCAGACGAACAGCAATAATTATGCTTTCGGTTACTTCAGGCTGGCAGAGGTAGCTACCAAAAGCTACACAATCAAATAA
- a CDS encoding phosphatase PAP2 family protein → MKISKIVIALLLCFFILKVNGQAALNDSSANNNDSKIKHKSFIVPAILIGYGVVGLTSPALKHLNSNIRNELDAQHLGRTHLDDLTQYAPALSVYAINAFGIPGRHNFKDRTIVMATAYIIMASSVGITKKASDVERPDGSNRRSFPSGHTANAFLGAEFLYQEYKDVSVWYGVTGYVVAAGTGFLRMSNNKHWFTDVAAGAGIGILSTKIAYLVHPFFKRTLFKDKEHLNGMVVPVYNGEQYGLGLTITF, encoded by the coding sequence ATGAAAATCAGTAAGATAGTAATTGCCCTTTTACTGTGCTTTTTTATCCTGAAAGTTAATGGGCAAGCTGCTTTAAACGATTCTTCGGCCAACAATAACGATAGCAAAATTAAACACAAATCGTTCATTGTTCCGGCTATTCTGATCGGGTACGGCGTTGTAGGGCTCACCAGTCCGGCTTTGAAGCATTTGAATTCGAACATCAGGAATGAGCTTGATGCACAACATTTGGGAAGGACTCACCTCGACGACCTCACACAATATGCGCCGGCTTTATCTGTGTATGCCATCAATGCGTTCGGTATACCGGGCAGGCACAATTTTAAAGACCGGACCATCGTCATGGCAACCGCATATATTATCATGGCGTCTTCGGTTGGTATAACTAAGAAAGCGTCAGATGTGGAGCGGCCTGATGGCTCTAACCGCAGGTCGTTTCCATCCGGACATACGGCAAACGCTTTTTTAGGAGCTGAATTTTTGTACCAGGAATATAAAGACGTATCTGTTTGGTATGGTGTTACGGGCTATGTGGTGGCTGCCGGCACGGGCTTTTTACGTATGAGCAACAACAAGCACTGGTTTACCGATGTTGCCGCAGGTGCAGGTATAGGCATCCTGAGTACTAAAATCGCTTATTTAGTTCATCCATTTTTTAAGCGAACGCTCTTCAAAGATAAAGAGCACCTCAACGGTATGGTTGTACCGGTGTATAACGGAGAGCAATATGGCCTGGGTTTAACAATAACATTCTGA
- a CDS encoding nuclear transport factor 2 family protein encodes MTNIEILVKANQAFSSGNYEELLTYCTEDTKWTYIGDSTLDGKENVYKFLLSAYADTTFGIEKYVEDGETIITIGRIKLMNKDGKLTDSPFCDVWKFRNGKMSQLIRSFASENWFDK; translated from the coding sequence ATGACAAACATAGAAATTTTAGTAAAAGCCAACCAGGCTTTTTCCAGCGGAAATTATGAGGAACTTTTAACCTATTGTACGGAAGATACCAAATGGACATACATAGGAGACAGTACGCTTGATGGAAAAGAAAATGTTTATAAATTTCTTTTATCGGCATATGCGGATACGACCTTTGGGATCGAAAAGTATGTGGAGGATGGTGAGACAATTATTACTATTGGCCGTATCAAATTAATGAATAAGGATGGAAAGTTAACTGATTCTCCGTTTTGTGATGTATGGAAATTCCGGAACGGTAAAATGTCACAACTGATCAGGTCATTTGCGTCAGAGAATTGGTTTGATAAATGA
- a CDS encoding pyridoxal phosphate-dependent aminotransferase, which yields MPKISQKGLRMPASPIRKLTPFADKAKQDGKKVYHLNIGQPDIETPAGMLDAVKNIDFNIWAYTASEGTLNYRKKLAEYYNKLGYGIGTQDIIVTTGGSEAITIAMMTCLDAGDEVIIPEPFYANYNGFASQGDVVVKPILSYIENDFALPPISEFEKLITDKTKAIIICNPNNPTGYLYTREELEALKTLCLKYDLYLLCDEAYREFCYDGREFISPMHLEGLENNVIVLDTVSKRYSACGARLGCIITKNKEVWTTALKFAQARLSPGMVEQIAGEAAVDTPDSYFEMVNAEYKSRRDTLVNALNNMDGVFCPTPGGAFYIVARLPIDNADKFCQWLLENFEYNNQTVMLAPATGFYSTPSSGLNEVRLAYVLNKDDLKTAMVCLEEALKVYPGRTN from the coding sequence ATGCCAAAAATTTCGCAAAAAGGGCTGCGTATGCCCGCCTCGCCCATTCGTAAATTAACCCCTTTTGCTGATAAGGCAAAACAGGACGGTAAGAAAGTATATCACCTTAATATCGGTCAGCCGGACATTGAAACCCCTGCCGGGATGCTTGATGCAGTGAAAAACATTGATTTTAACATCTGGGCATATACAGCGTCAGAAGGTACACTGAACTATCGTAAAAAATTAGCCGAATATTATAACAAGTTAGGCTACGGAATCGGTACACAGGACATTATAGTTACTACCGGTGGCTCAGAAGCGATCACCATCGCCATGATGACCTGCCTTGACGCGGGCGACGAAGTAATTATCCCTGAGCCTTTTTACGCCAATTATAACGGTTTTGCCAGCCAGGGCGATGTGGTGGTTAAACCCATCCTATCGTACATTGAAAATGACTTTGCCCTGCCGCCCATCAGTGAGTTTGAGAAACTGATAACTGACAAAACCAAAGCCATCATCATCTGTAACCCTAACAACCCAACAGGCTACCTGTATACACGCGAAGAATTGGAAGCCTTAAAAACCCTTTGCTTAAAGTACGACCTATACTTATTGTGCGATGAGGCTTACCGTGAGTTTTGCTATGACGGACGCGAATTTATTTCGCCAATGCACCTGGAAGGTTTGGAGAACAACGTGATCGTGCTGGATACCGTAAGTAAGCGTTACAGTGCCTGTGGTGCACGTTTAGGCTGCATCATCACTAAAAATAAAGAGGTATGGACAACCGCCTTAAAATTTGCGCAGGCACGTTTAAGCCCCGGAATGGTAGAACAAATTGCCGGTGAAGCAGCGGTTGATACACCCGACAGTTACTTTGAGATGGTGAATGCCGAATACAAATCGCGCCGAGACACACTGGTAAATGCCCTGAACAACATGGATGGTGTTTTTTGCCCTACCCCTGGCGGTGCATTTTATATTGTAGCCCGACTGCCGATAGATAATGCCGACAAATTTTGCCAATGGCTGCTGGAAAACTTTGAATACAACAACCAAACCGTAATGCTGGCACCAGCCACTGGCTTTTACAGTACCCCCAGCAGCGGATTGAACGAAGTTCGCCTGGCCTATGTGCTTAATAAAGATGACCTGAAAACAGCTATGGTTTGCTTAGAGGAAGCATTAAAAGTTTATCCGGGTAGGACAAATTAA
- a CDS encoding TIGR00730 family Rossman fold protein produces the protein MKTVCVYCGANFNGDTDLLNVIENLAQYFADNGITLIFGGGRVGVMGLIADAVLAKGGKAIGIIPQFLADKEVAHTGLTELHIVQTMHERKQLMVKMSDGIIALPGGLGTLDELFEALTWLQLGLHKSPVGVLNLNGFYDMLLKQLDVMTEQKFMKPANRAMVLSAGDVAGLMDAMQNFDAAPEEVWFKK, from the coding sequence ATGAAAACTGTTTGTGTGTATTGCGGAGCTAATTTTAATGGTGATACCGACTTGTTGAATGTTATTGAAAACCTGGCGCAATATTTTGCCGACAATGGAATTACCCTGATTTTTGGCGGTGGCCGGGTAGGGGTTATGGGCTTAATTGCCGATGCTGTGCTTGCAAAGGGCGGTAAAGCCATCGGTATAATACCACAATTTTTGGCAGATAAAGAGGTAGCGCATACCGGCCTTACCGAGTTGCACATAGTGCAAACAATGCACGAGCGTAAACAACTCATGGTAAAAATGAGTGATGGCATTATTGCCCTACCGGGCGGCTTGGGCACGCTCGACGAGCTCTTTGAGGCCTTAACCTGGTTACAGCTTGGGTTACACAAAAGTCCGGTAGGAGTATTGAACCTGAATGGTTTTTATGATATGTTGCTTAAACAGCTCGACGTTATGACCGAGCAAAAATTCATGAAACCTGCAAACCGGGCAATGGTGCTTTCGGCGGGGGATGTTGCGGGGCTGATGGATGCCATGCAAAATTTTGATGCAGCGCCCGAAGAGGTTTGGTTTAAAAAGTAA
- a CDS encoding VOC family protein, whose amino-acid sequence MEKLVTGFGGFFFRAKDANALSKWYDEHLGINSLQSGEVWQQQAGQTVFMPFKQDTTYFGSPAQQFMINFRVTDLDALLAQLAEKGVRIDEKKQDDEYGKFAWIYDPEGNKIELWQPVE is encoded by the coding sequence ATGGAAAAATTAGTAACCGGCTTCGGCGGTTTTTTCTTCAGGGCTAAGGATGCAAACGCGTTAAGTAAGTGGTATGACGAACACCTGGGCATTAACTCCCTGCAAAGCGGCGAGGTATGGCAGCAGCAAGCCGGGCAAACGGTGTTTATGCCTTTTAAGCAGGATACAACCTACTTTGGCAGCCCGGCACAGCAATTTATGATCAATTTCAGGGTTACAGATCTGGATGCGTTGCTGGCACAGCTTGCAGAAAAAGGCGTGCGCATAGACGAAAAAAAACAGGACGATGAATACGGCAAATTCGCTTGGATATATGATCCGGAAGGAAATAAGATAGAACTCTGGCAGCCTGTTGAGTAA
- a CDS encoding Ig-like domain-containing protein has protein sequence MKNLSLLTLAILLPLSVCAQQSKIELVNTADIDRFWQAYDSVAVTTDSLRQVEIIQRLYVNKGTPGLQAFMKARNYDAGLWAQLIRKYPKFWQSIRPNTLRVKKEVGAINKSITALKKLYTEMRPAAMYFTIGGLRSGGTTTGDMVLIGAEIATADRYTDASELSDWLINVFSNQQSNNLVSLNIHEYIHTQQKGDDGLLLLAQSIKEGSADFIAELVTGQKNNNAYMLYGRAHEQELKDKFKVEMFSGTMGNWLYNGSSSPHPDLGYFIGYRICRSYYQHHLNKRQAIKTMIELNWEDEKQITSFLDESKYYSNPVNKQELIDIFEKMRPFVTSLSPAINGFNNVSPAINELTINFSEPMAEGYSISLGDGGKEHFPLSGVTGFSADRKSFKLKMTLQPGKTYDFIITDRSFKSQAGYPLKNYTVHFTVK, from the coding sequence ATGAAAAATCTATCCCTTTTAACCTTAGCCATACTTTTACCTTTAAGCGTTTGTGCACAGCAGTCAAAAATTGAATTAGTAAACACTGCGGATATTGATCGTTTTTGGCAAGCGTATGATAGCGTTGCCGTTACAACAGATTCGTTGAGGCAGGTTGAGATCATTCAGCGCCTCTACGTAAATAAAGGTACTCCGGGCCTACAGGCCTTTATGAAGGCACGCAACTATGATGCAGGCTTATGGGCGCAACTTATCCGGAAATATCCAAAATTCTGGCAAAGCATCAGGCCGAACACGCTACGCGTGAAAAAAGAGGTTGGCGCTATAAACAAAAGTATAACGGCGCTTAAAAAGCTTTATACTGAAATGCGGCCGGCAGCGATGTATTTCACAATAGGGGGATTACGATCGGGCGGTACAACTACCGGTGATATGGTGCTTATAGGCGCCGAGATTGCCACCGCTGATAGATATACTGATGCTTCGGAACTAAGCGACTGGCTGATAAACGTGTTCAGTAATCAACAAAGCAATAACCTCGTTAGCCTTAACATCCATGAGTATATACATACACAGCAAAAGGGTGATGACGGATTGTTATTACTGGCTCAAAGTATAAAGGAGGGTTCGGCGGACTTTATAGCCGAACTAGTTACCGGGCAAAAAAACAATAATGCCTATATGCTATACGGCCGTGCGCATGAGCAGGAACTAAAAGATAAGTTTAAAGTTGAGATGTTTAGTGGTACCATGGGTAACTGGCTTTATAACGGATCAAGCAGCCCGCATCCGGATTTAGGATATTTTATAGGCTACCGTATCTGCCGGTCTTACTATCAACATCATTTAAATAAACGGCAGGCGATTAAAACCATGATTGAATTAAATTGGGAAGATGAAAAACAGATCACCAGCTTTTTGGATGAATCTAAATATTATTCAAACCCAGTTAACAAGCAAGAACTGATAGATATTTTCGAGAAGATGCGCCCGTTTGTTACCAGCCTGTCGCCCGCCATTAACGGCTTTAACAATGTATCGCCTGCAATAAACGAATTAACCATTAATTTTTCTGAACCGATGGCCGAAGGTTATTCTATAAGCTTAGGCGACGGAGGTAAGGAACATTTTCCGCTTTCAGGTGTGACCGGGTTTTCGGCCGACCGCAAATCGTTCAAATTAAAAATGACGTTACAACCCGGAAAAACTTATGATTTTATCATTACAGATAGGTCGTTTAAATCGCAAGCCGGTTATCCGCTTAAAAATTATACCGTGCATTTTACAGTTAAGTAA
- a CDS encoding TonB-dependent receptor, with product MQKRHFFYLTALICLLFSLPVTAQKRFTVSGTVRDARTGETLIGATVRIQNAAGQSATATNAYGFYSLTNAAGEYTFTITYTGYQQVTKTVNLTANTKLNVDLQSGSELAEVVISATDRKNENVRSPQMGLDKLNMKDLDNIPVIFGEKDVLKTIQLLPGVKSGGEGTTGFFVRGGAADQNLILLDEATVYNSSHLLGFFSTFNADAIKDVSLYKGGMPAQYGGRLSSVLDVVMQDGNNKQFGMEGGIGLIASRLKAEGPIVKNRGSFMISARRTYIDLLLQASPDSSVKGNTLNFYDINAKANYKFDDKNTLYVSGYFGRDNIGIKDLFANQWGNTTATIRLNHVFNSRLFSNTSFIFNKYNYSISLLDDDNNANVTSLIRDFNLKEDLQYFSDKHTIRFGFQGTHHRIAPSEITTNGNSSFNPLSIENRYGLEMAAYVSDDWKLTDKFNLLYGLRLSSFSLLGPGTFNTYNADGDVASAYKYGSGEFVKTYFNLEPRMSLSYTLNEENSVKAAYNRNTQNIHILTNASTSSPTDQYVMSSNNIKPEIADQVAIGYFKNAKDNTFEFSVETYYKWLQNQIEYKNGAQLIANANVESELLYGSGRAYGLELYTKKTKGRLTGWISYTLSKTERKFDGLNNGNYFPARQDRTHDLALVGIYNLSKRWSVSANYIYSTGNAVTYPAGKYNVGGLTTYYFTQRNANRMPHTERLDLSATLKAKETKRFRSSWSFSLYNALNRKNPYAIQFRDKKNDPNRTEAVQIALFGIIPSVTWNFSF from the coding sequence ATGCAAAAACGACATTTTTTCTACCTCACAGCTTTAATATGCCTGCTATTTTCGTTGCCTGTTACGGCGCAAAAGCGCTTTACCGTTAGCGGTACCGTGCGCGATGCCCGCACGGGCGAAACGCTTATCGGGGCTACGGTTCGTATTCAAAACGCGGCCGGGCAATCCGCAACGGCTACCAACGCCTATGGGTTTTATTCGCTCACCAATGCGGCAGGCGAGTACACTTTTACCATTACCTACACCGGTTATCAGCAGGTAACCAAAACCGTTAACCTGACTGCTAACACTAAGCTCAACGTCGATCTGCAAAGCGGGTCGGAACTTGCCGAGGTGGTGATTAGCGCTACCGACCGTAAGAACGAGAATGTGCGCAGTCCCCAAATGGGTTTGGATAAGTTGAACATGAAGGACCTCGACAATATCCCGGTGATATTTGGCGAAAAGGACGTATTAAAAACCATTCAACTGTTACCTGGCGTAAAATCAGGAGGAGAAGGAACCACGGGTTTCTTCGTTCGTGGCGGCGCTGCCGATCAGAACCTGATATTACTGGATGAAGCTACCGTGTACAATTCATCGCACCTGCTGGGCTTTTTCAGCACTTTTAATGCCGATGCTATTAAGGACGTAAGCCTGTATAAAGGTGGTATGCCAGCGCAGTACGGCGGGCGTTTATCATCCGTACTGGATGTAGTAATGCAGGACGGTAACAATAAGCAATTTGGCATGGAAGGCGGCATCGGGTTAATCGCCTCGCGCCTTAAAGCCGAAGGGCCAATTGTGAAGAATCGCGGCTCATTTATGATCAGCGCGCGCCGAACTTATATCGATCTGTTGCTGCAGGCCTCGCCTGATTCATCAGTGAAAGGTAATACGCTGAACTTTTACGACATCAATGCCAAAGCTAACTATAAGTTCGATGATAAGAACACGCTCTACGTTTCAGGTTATTTTGGGCGTGATAATATTGGAATAAAGGATCTGTTTGCCAACCAATGGGGCAATACCACCGCTACTATACGTTTAAACCATGTTTTTAACAGCCGTTTATTCTCCAATACCAGCTTCATCTTCAATAAATATAATTACAGCATCAGCCTGCTGGATGATGATAACAATGCCAATGTTACGTCGCTGATACGAGACTTTAACCTGAAGGAGGATCTGCAATATTTCAGTGATAAGCATACCATACGTTTCGGGTTTCAGGGTACGCATCACCGTATAGCGCCGTCGGAAATCACAACTAACGGTAACTCCAGCTTTAATCCGCTCTCTATCGAGAACCGCTATGGTTTGGAAATGGCGGCCTATGTATCTGATGATTGGAAGCTGACCGATAAATTCAACTTATTATATGGCTTAAGGCTGAGCAGTTTCTCCTTGTTAGGCCCGGGTACTTTTAATACTTATAATGCTGATGGCGATGTAGCATCAGCCTATAAATATGGCAGCGGCGAGTTTGTTAAAACTTATTTTAACCTGGAACCACGCATGTCATTAAGTTATACGCTTAACGAGGAGAACTCGGTGAAGGCCGCCTACAATCGCAATACGCAAAACATTCACATACTAACCAATGCCAGCACCAGCTCGCCGACCGATCAATACGTGATGAGCAGCAACAATATAAAACCCGAGATTGCCGACCAGGTAGCCATAGGGTATTTTAAAAACGCCAAGGATAACACCTTCGAGTTTTCGGTAGAAACGTATTACAAATGGCTGCAAAACCAAATTGAATATAAAAACGGCGCACAACTAATTGCGAATGCTAATGTGGAGTCGGAGTTGTTATACGGCAGCGGCCGTGCTTACGGCTTAGAGCTTTATACCAAGAAAACCAAAGGGCGTTTAACCGGCTGGATCAGCTATACCTTATCAAAAACAGAGCGTAAGTTTGATGGGTTGAACAATGGCAACTATTTCCCTGCCCGGCAGGACCGTACGCACGACCTGGCGCTGGTGGGCATTTATAACCTGAGCAAACGCTGGTCGGTATCGGCAAACTACATTTACAGCACGGGCAACGCGGTAACTTACCCGGCAGGAAAATATAATGTAGGCGGCCTTACTACTTATTACTTTACCCAGCGCAATGCCAACCGTATGCCGCATACCGAGCGTTTGGATTTGAGTGCTACTTTAAAAGCCAAGGAAACCAAACGTTTCCGCTCGAGCTGGTCGTTCAGTTTATACAACGCGCTTAATCGTAAAAACCCGTATGCCATCCAGTTCCGCGATAAAAAGAATGATCCAAACCGTACCGAAGCCGTGCAGATAGCCTTGTTTGGTATCATCCCGTCGGTAACCTGGAATTTTAGCTTTTAG
- a CDS encoding DUF4249 domain-containing protein, with translation MKTRNIHLLGTLLLAAIGLTSCEKVIDVDIKESASQLVIEGTVVDDADMQTIKLSRSVSYTEDNSYPPVSNAEIVVTDSRGFAHNYVERIPGVYVSSFKGQPNVTYNMLVKVDGKEYTAQSTMPRPVELDSLSVSEITFGGEDRKVVAVHYKDPVDYANQYRFIMWVNGTQTRRVYANDDRLTNGNDVKDQLFYSSDDDNEEINDGDLVEVEMQSIDRPLYKYWVTLADQSQNGPGGGVTPGNPPTNINNDALGYFSAHVSRRRSITIRE, from the coding sequence ATGAAAACGAGAAACATACATCTGTTAGGAACATTACTGTTAGCAGCGATAGGCCTTACCTCGTGCGAGAAGGTGATCGATGTGGATATAAAAGAATCAGCCAGCCAACTGGTTATTGAAGGTACCGTGGTTGATGACGCCGATATGCAAACCATTAAACTGTCGCGCTCGGTATCGTATACCGAGGATAACAGCTATCCGCCGGTAAGCAATGCGGAGATAGTAGTTACGGATAGCCGGGGCTTTGCGCATAATTACGTTGAACGTATTCCGGGTGTTTATGTCAGCTCATTTAAAGGGCAGCCCAATGTTACCTACAACATGTTAGTAAAGGTTGATGGCAAGGAGTATACCGCCCAGTCGACCATGCCGCGCCCGGTGGAACTGGATTCGCTAAGCGTATCTGAAATAACCTTTGGCGGTGAAGACCGTAAGGTAGTTGCCGTGCATTATAAAGATCCGGTAGATTATGCCAATCAATACCGCTTTATTATGTGGGTAAACGGTACGCAAACCCGCCGTGTTTACGCTAACGATGACAGGCTTACCAATGGTAACGACGTTAAGGATCAGCTTTTTTACAGCAGCGATGATGATAACGAAGAAATAAACGATGGCGATTTGGTAGAGGTGGAGATGCAAAGTATTGACAGGCCGTTATACAAGTACTGGGTAACGCTGGCCGATCAGAGCCAAAACGGGCCGGGTGGGGGCGTAACTCCGGGCAACCCGCCTACCAATATCAATAATGATGCTTTAGGCTATTTCAGCGCGCATGTATCACGCAGGCGCAGCATTACTATACGCGAGTAG
- a CDS encoding chitinase has translation MKYAKPFIPIVLFPVLFITLSFNCGNGSAKQGDAERKPVPAAIISEQQFNALFPNRDKFYTYKAFVQAVNDMAAIKIEITKRAYQALQMVRTDKRTGKSSVVRQDEGFNEDWAKSKPDSVYIIDYGLFCNEKDATLNKRELAAFFAHIAHETRHGINGKYNDGLMLKTEADTGKAYVLPNDEYPPVKGKKYYGRGPLQLSYNGNYGYASHCIFGNKETLLNNPELIEQDAVVAFKTAIYFWMTPQSPKPSAHDAITGKWKPTAAEIAAGRVPGFGSTINIINGAVECGKGDAFENMQDRIGFYHHFLPLLGATDENCACSCGSMKAYTY, from the coding sequence ATGAAATACGCAAAGCCATTTATCCCGATTGTACTGTTTCCGGTATTGTTTATCACACTCAGCTTCAACTGCGGCAACGGGTCGGCAAAACAAGGCGATGCCGAACGCAAGCCCGTACCGGCAGCAATAATATCTGAGCAGCAATTCAATGCGCTGTTCCCTAACCGCGATAAATTTTATACTTATAAAGCCTTTGTACAAGCCGTTAATGATATGGCGGCTATTAAAATAGAGATCACCAAACGCGCCTACCAGGCCTTGCAAATGGTACGCACAGATAAACGCACAGGTAAAAGCAGCGTAGTGCGGCAGGATGAAGGCTTTAATGAGGACTGGGCAAAATCAAAACCAGATAGCGTATACATTATTGATTATGGCTTATTTTGTAACGAGAAGGACGCTACTTTAAATAAACGCGAACTGGCCGCCTTTTTCGCGCACATAGCACATGAAACCCGGCACGGCATCAACGGCAAGTATAACGATGGCCTGATGCTTAAAACTGAGGCGGACACCGGTAAAGCCTATGTGTTACCTAATGATGAATACCCGCCGGTAAAGGGTAAAAAATATTATGGACGCGGGCCACTGCAACTAAGCTACAACGGCAATTATGGCTATGCATCACATTGTATATTCGGTAATAAAGAGACCTTGCTCAACAACCCCGAGCTTATTGAGCAGGATGCGGTAGTAGCTTTTAAAACAGCCATTTATTTCTGGATGACACCGCAATCGCCCAAACCCTCAGCTCATGATGCCATTACCGGCAAATGGAAACCTACCGCGGCCGAAATAGCTGCCGGGCGTGTACCTGGTTTTGGCAGCACCATCAACATAATTAATGGCGCTGTTGAATGCGGCAAAGGCGATGCTTTTGAAAACATGCAGGACCGTATTGGCTTTTACCACCACTTCCTGCCCCTGTTGGGCGCTACCGACGAAAATTGCGCCTGCTCATGCGGCAGCATGAAAGCTTATACTTATTAA
- a CDS encoding cob(I)yrinic acid a,c-diamide adenosyltransferase codes for MKIYTKTGDKGYTSLIGGTRVPKHHLRIESYGTVDELNSYIGLIRDQDIDAHYSDILKHVQDRLFTVGAALAADPEKSKMVLPDIYETDIELLEAEIDAMNEKLPLLKHFILPGGSNAISYCHVARCVCRRAERVVVHLADESAVDEKVVMYLNRLSDYLFTLARAIGFDAGVPENQWLPRRDKL; via the coding sequence ATGAAAATTTATACTAAAACCGGCGATAAGGGATATACCTCGTTAATTGGCGGTACCCGCGTACCCAAGCACCATCTGCGTATTGAAAGCTACGGCACGGTTGATGAGCTTAACTCCTACATCGGCCTCATTCGCGATCAGGATATTGATGCGCATTACAGCGATATATTAAAACACGTGCAGGACAGGTTGTTTACCGTAGGTGCGGCGCTGGCGGCTGATCCCGAAAAATCGAAAATGGTATTGCCTGATATTTACGAAACCGATATTGAGTTGCTGGAAGCGGAGATTGACGCCATGAACGAAAAATTGCCGCTGTTAAAACATTTCATATTGCCCGGCGGTAGTAATGCCATATCGTACTGCCACGTGGCGCGCTGCGTTTGTCGCCGTGCTGAAAGGGTAGTGGTACATTTGGCTGACGAAAGTGCGGTGGATGAGAAAGTAGTTATGTACCTCAATCGTTTGAGCGACTACCTTTTTACGCTGGCCAGGGCCATTGGTTTTGATGCCGGAGTGCCTGAAAATCAATGGTTGCCGAGACGGGATAAATTGTGA
- a CDS encoding DUF2795 domain-containing protein has product MYWTLELASHLEDAPWPATKDELIDYAIRSGAPVEVIENLQALEDDGEPYENIEEIWPDYPTKDDFFFNEDEY; this is encoded by the coding sequence ATGTATTGGACACTTGAACTTGCTTCGCATCTGGAAGATGCGCCATGGCCGGCAACTAAGGATGAATTAATTGATTACGCTATACGCTCGGGTGCTCCGGTTGAAGTTATAGAGAACTTGCAGGCTCTGGAAGACGACGGCGAACCGTACGAAAATATAGAAGAAATATGGCCTGATTACCCTACAAAGGACGATTTCTTTTTTAACGAGGACGAGTATTAA
- a CDS encoding lmo0937 family membrane protein yields the protein MRGLLYIIAVILVIGWIFGFFFNHAGNLIHVLLVIAIIALLLGVIRRA from the coding sequence ATGAGAGGTTTATTGTACATTATCGCAGTCATACTGGTTATCGGCTGGATATTCGGATTTTTTTTCAACCACGCTGGCAACCTGATCCACGTACTTTTAGTTATAGCCATCATCGCGCTATTGCTGGGTGTTATCAGACGAGCGTAA